In a single window of the Nicotiana tomentosiformis chromosome 10, ASM39032v3, whole genome shotgun sequence genome:
- the LOC138899874 gene encoding protein FAR-RED ELONGATED HYPOCOTYL 3-like, with amino-acid sequence MPAERQILCTTSSYCKTHRQPSDRQVKISKIIYTRHNWRHKQAIWSTNDIYASKEIEKICSSTTERKSERIICKAAKLILYADFYKSYVSVVIVDGTFLKSTYRGTLLIASTQDPTGSILPLAYAIVDSENNASWEWFFARFKDAFGENEGMYIVSDRHEGIDNATATLYRQVPHCICIWHLWNNVKKNYKKNHLQLKDIFFTIAKAYIVEQFDYHMADIEIIDKRVKDYLINIGYERWSRAYSTINRTLTMTSNIAESINAALKAARELQVLPFLEYIGQLVRLWNVTNQKNAIESFTDLGKKYDTMLMDNLELSHRMKV; translated from the exons ATGCCCGCTGAAAGACAGATCTTATGCACAACGTCAAGCTACTGCAAAACTCATCGGCAACCTTCTGATAGACAagtaaaaatatccaaaataataTACACTCGACATAATTGGAGACATAAACAAGCAATATGGTCTACAAATGACATATATGCAAGCAAGGAGATCGAAAAAATATGCAGTTCAACTACTGAGAGGAAATCCGAGCGAATCATATGCAAAGCTGCGAAGCTAATTTTATATGCTGATTTTTACAAATCCTATGTCAGTG TTGTTATTGTAGATGGAACCTTCCTTAAATCGACATACAGAGGGACATTATTGATAGCATCCACACAAGATCCAAcag GTAGTATCCTACCACTCGCATATGCCATAGTAGATTCAGAGAATAATGCTTCCTGGGAGTGGTTTTTCGCAAGGTTTAAGGATGCATTTGGGGAAAATGAGGGAATGTACATAGTCTCGGATAGGCACGAAGGCATTGATAATGCAACGGCAACATTGTATCGACAAGTACCCCACTGTATCTGCATATGGCATTTATGGAATAATGTAAAGAAAAATTACAAGAAGAACCATTTGCAGCTCAAAGACATATTCTTTACTATAGCCAAAGCATACATAGTTGAGCAGTTTGATTACCACATGGCAGATATAGAGATAATCGATAAGAGGGTCAAAGATTACTTAATCAACATTGGGTATGAAAGATGGTCCAGAGCATATTCCACTATCAACAGAACATTGACAATGACTTCAAACATTGCGGAATCGATCAATGCAGCGCTCAAGGCTGCTAGGGAACTCCAAGTACTGCCTTTTCTGGAGTACATAGGGCAATTGGTCAGACTATGGAACGTTACAAACCAAAAGAATGCAATAGAGTCATTTACTGATCTTGGAAAAAAATATGATACAATGCTGATGGACAATCTCGAATTGTCACATCGAATGAAGGTATGA
- the LOC104108888 gene encoding beta-ketoacyl-[acyl-carrier-protein] synthase III A, chloroplastic-like isoform X1, with product MANTTQILGGFGITRTQTPTSYFTRAVPILRRRFSPSIGIQRVECSFFAGTINSITCSTTFKGADELSLSQSQLSRLVNTGCKLVGCGSAVPSLNVSNDDLAKIVDTNDEWISVRTGIRNRRVLSGKENLTGLAIEASRKALEMAEVNPKDVDLILMCSSTGDDCFGGATLIQKALGCKSNPLAFDITAACSGFLLGLFSASCYIKAGGFKNVLVIGADAVSRFVDWTDRGSCILFGDAAGAVLMQACDIGEDGLFGFDLHSDGDGKRHLIAPFIENEGSSTSHFPPKGSSYSCLKMNGIEIFKFAVRVVPQSIEAALERAGFTGSNFDWLLLHQANQRIIDAVATRLEVPSERVISNLANYGNTSAASIPLALDEAVRSGKVQAGHVIAAAGFGAGLTWGSAILRWR from the exons ATGGCTAACACAACTCAAATACTTGGTGGGTTTGGAATCACCAGAACTCAAACGCCCACTTC GTACTTCACGCGAGCAGTGCCTATTTTAAGGAGGAGATTTTCTCCATCTATAGGCATACAAAGGGTTGAGTGTtcattctttgctggaactatcAACAGCATAACGTGTTCCACTACTTTTAAAGGTGCAGATGAGCTTTCGCTCAGTCAATCTCAACTTTCAAG ACTAGTTAACACTGGCTGCAAACTAGTAGGATGTGGCTCTGCAGTACCAAGTCTGAATGTTTCCAATGATGATCTTGCAAAAATTGTTGACACTAATGATGAATGGATATCTGTAAGGACAGGGATTCGTAACCGTAGAGTTCTTTCAG GCAAAGAGAATTTAACAGGTCTGGCTATAGAGGCTTCAAGGAAAGCTCTAGAGATGGCAGAGGTTAATCCTAAAGATGTTGACCTAATTTTAATGTGTTCTTCAACTGGAGATGACTGTTTTGGCGGTGCTACCCTG ATCCAAAAAGCACTCGGCTGCAAAAGCAATCCATTGGCTTTTGATATTACAGCTGCTTGTAGCGGGTTCTTGCTGGGTTTGTTTTCTGCTTCTTGCTACATCAAAG ctggtggtttTAAGAATGTTCTTGTAATTGGGGCTGACGCTGTTTCTCGCTTTGTTGATTGGACGGATAGAGGTTCATGTATTCTCTTTGGCGATGCTGCTGGTGCTGTGCTTATGCAG GCCTGTGATATTGGAGAAGATGGTTTGTTTGGTTTTGACTTGCATAGTGACGGTGATGGCAAAAG GCACTTGATTGCTCCTTTTATAGAGAATGAAGGATCAAGTACAAGTCATTTTCCACCCAAAGGTTCCTCGTATTCCTGCCTCAAGATGAATGGCATAGAGATCTTTAAGTTTGCTGTCCGTGTTGTGCCACAATCAATTGAAGCAGCTTTAGAAAGGGCAGGTTTCACTGGATCTAATTTTGATTGGTTGCTCCTCCATCAG GCAAACCAAAGGATTATCGATGCTGTAGCAACACGGTTAGAGGTGCCATCGGAACGTGTCATCTCCAATTTGGCAAATTATGGAAATACCAGTGCTGCATCCATTCCCTTGGCATTGGATGAAGCTGTTCGGAGCGGGAAGGTGCAGGCGGGACACGTCATTGCTGCTGCTGGATTTGGGGCTGGCCTTACATGGGGTTCTGCAATACTCAGATGGAGGTGA
- the LOC104108888 gene encoding beta-ketoacyl-[acyl-carrier-protein] synthase III, chloroplastic-like isoform X2, producing the protein MSFRSVNLNFQGCGSAVPSLNVSNDDLAKIVDTNDEWISVRTGIRNRRVLSGKENLTGLAIEASRKALEMAEVNPKDVDLILMCSSTGDDCFGGATLIQKALGCKSNPLAFDITAACSGFLLGLFSASCYIKAGGFKNVLVIGADAVSRFVDWTDRGSCILFGDAAGAVLMQACDIGEDGLFGFDLHSDGDGKRHLIAPFIENEGSSTSHFPPKGSSYSCLKMNGIEIFKFAVRVVPQSIEAALERAGFTGSNFDWLLLHQANQRIIDAVATRLEVPSERVISNLANYGNTSAASIPLALDEAVRSGKVQAGHVIAAAGFGAGLTWGSAILRWR; encoded by the exons ATGAGCTTTCGCTCAGTCAATCTCAACTTTCAAG GATGTGGCTCTGCAGTACCAAGTCTGAATGTTTCCAATGATGATCTTGCAAAAATTGTTGACACTAATGATGAATGGATATCTGTAAGGACAGGGATTCGTAACCGTAGAGTTCTTTCAG GCAAAGAGAATTTAACAGGTCTGGCTATAGAGGCTTCAAGGAAAGCTCTAGAGATGGCAGAGGTTAATCCTAAAGATGTTGACCTAATTTTAATGTGTTCTTCAACTGGAGATGACTGTTTTGGCGGTGCTACCCTG ATCCAAAAAGCACTCGGCTGCAAAAGCAATCCATTGGCTTTTGATATTACAGCTGCTTGTAGCGGGTTCTTGCTGGGTTTGTTTTCTGCTTCTTGCTACATCAAAG ctggtggtttTAAGAATGTTCTTGTAATTGGGGCTGACGCTGTTTCTCGCTTTGTTGATTGGACGGATAGAGGTTCATGTATTCTCTTTGGCGATGCTGCTGGTGCTGTGCTTATGCAG GCCTGTGATATTGGAGAAGATGGTTTGTTTGGTTTTGACTTGCATAGTGACGGTGATGGCAAAAG GCACTTGATTGCTCCTTTTATAGAGAATGAAGGATCAAGTACAAGTCATTTTCCACCCAAAGGTTCCTCGTATTCCTGCCTCAAGATGAATGGCATAGAGATCTTTAAGTTTGCTGTCCGTGTTGTGCCACAATCAATTGAAGCAGCTTTAGAAAGGGCAGGTTTCACTGGATCTAATTTTGATTGGTTGCTCCTCCATCAG GCAAACCAAAGGATTATCGATGCTGTAGCAACACGGTTAGAGGTGCCATCGGAACGTGTCATCTCCAATTTGGCAAATTATGGAAATACCAGTGCTGCATCCATTCCCTTGGCATTGGATGAAGCTGTTCGGAGCGGGAAGGTGCAGGCGGGACACGTCATTGCTGCTGCTGGATTTGGGGCTGGCCTTACATGGGGTTCTGCAATACTCAGATGGAGGTGA